GCTTTGGTTGTCTTCATAAagacgccgaaattacgggacaTCGCTGGCGTATATATGATGAACTTGGTCGCGACGGACCTGACCTACGGAGCCCTCGTCCTACCACTGACGATTATCTCGTCAGCGTACGGCCGTTGGGTTTTCGGGCGGATACTGTGTCAGTTTAAAGGTTTCCTGACGTCTTTGCTCTGCTCCGTGTCGTTCGGGACCCTTGGACTTCTGAGTCTAGAAAAGTACATCGCGATCTTGAAGCCCCTCCACTACTCTCAAATTATGACCACAAAGGCAATGGCGGTCTCACTCTGCGGTCTCTGGATGTACATGGGAACATTATCAATCTTGCCGTTGTTTGGATTTGGGAAATACGACTTCATTCCAGCTGCTTTCACTTGCACAACTGAGTGGAGATATTCTGCGGTCTACGGGTTAACCTACCTCTTTGCCGGTCTGTTACCTTCGATGGCCACCATCAACATCACGTACTTCTTCATATTCCGAGCAGCGAGgtattataaaatataaaaaactaaTTTTCACGGGGAtttaatttcattgtttttgtcagTAAAACAATATATTCTATTCATTTTCATTGGGATTTAATTTAGCGAATTTTATGTTTCAGCGAAAATAGTGGAAGTAAATCCCAGTGAATAATTAATGCTTTTATCCAATCATTATAACATCCGGGACTTCTGTGTTCTGTTGTCAACATTTGGCACGTCTCTCAAAATGACTTGCGTTGCTCTTATTCGTTTCATAAATTCTtcattcatatttcataaaaacagcaCATTCGGATTAACTCGTCATCATATTGTCATAAATCTCAATAAGTTTTCTTTACTATCATGTTTTCATATTCTGCTTTGCTGGTATTGATCTGTTTTCttacatttcaatgttttcagaTAAATTAGCTTCCATAAACGCGATAAGTATTACGTAATTCAACTCGATTGGCAGCAAAAGAATGGTAGCGCCACAAAATACCAGCACGGTATCAACAACATGGCGGAACTCGTTAACAAAGTGAAAAATCCATCCAGTCACAAATCCTTCTCATACGGGATGTCTGCGTGCTATCTCACGTGCGCATTGTATCATAGCCACTCATCATAATAAGCTGTTACAAAGCGttttaatttataaatttaatttataaatttatagcGTGGCTTTGAAACTATGGAATAGTAGCATTCCACGCATGGGCAAGTAATAAACTAATTCATTCCTGTGATTAAGAGAACCTTGAATGAATTAGTTTCCACCAGCAAACACATAAGGAAATTACTGTTGTGCAAACTGCTATGAACATAATGTTATCACCATCAGGTTTATCTATGCAAACTTCCATTTAGAATTCTAGCAAGTGTCAAATCGTTAAACAAAAAGCTATTCTCAAGGATCCATTTCCTGAGATAACATATTTAAGCTCGCGCCTTGAATTCGTCAGTGTGATACCACCACCCGACGAACATGCGACCGTTATCAAtcaaattttatattatttttaacaaatttagttTCACACAAAAGAGGTTGAACATTTTTGAGACCGCGTCgatatgcttgaatttcaggcataCAGGCAAGTAGGCTGTATCTGAGCTCAGTCAGACTACAAGCACgttatgatatcaagtgcagcgtTCTAATTTCTTTTAATCATAGCTCCGAAAGTCCGTCgatataagcttcaaaatgatcaTGCATAAAGGTAatcgtcagtaacagatattactttcaGACACAGTTGTTCTCATGAGTGCGCCTAAGGTGGCCCGCAGTACGCGAGAATGCGGGACAACGAGTTCCGTTTTGGGGTCActgtcgcaagggcgcgtcgtgtatttctatttctatttatatatgtgtgtgtaaacATATAGTTGCATaggtctgtgtgtgtgtgtgtggattaGCTTAGCTTTATCTTGACTAAATCAACGGAATCTGCCAGTAACAGCCTCAGAGTACTCAATATACCAGCATATATTTGGCGACTTACAATTGCACATTTAGCAAATAATAATTGAAGAGATGAAAAGTGTTAAACATCAtgctatttgtattttaaagctACTGTGATTGAAACTTttgacatttgtattttttggggttttatattttttcttgaTAGTATCAACTACATTTTCTAGATATATTTCCCGCAGTTTTTTTAAATACTCAgtattttgtttatcaatgcggCGTCACGTTGACTGTGTGTCACATGAATTGTTATACTAAGGGGTGGActatttgatatcctgggggggcttggaagatttggggaaaaaaaagatgccaggtggagttgctcgaaaaaaaaaatctggctttaagtggctgatggaaaaacaattatggaccattgcaaCTCGGAAAagaaaatcttggcaattgttcgatgcacactgcagcatcaataaaaatcaagcagtagctctggagttttataaagcataaaccatttcaagcttgaggaacaataacttagaatttattaaacgaggaactgaaataaatacactaacaaaaacactgaaaaattgtcaaaagttacagctactatcactgtagctttcagcaactgaaaacaaaaactcGTCTGAAGTGTTCTCATTGAGGAAGATTTTCAGATTATGATCCTTATTAAgcaggttgtaattcaacagaatttgtatgcaaataataataacctggtgtatcaataaacatataaactctgaaatacttctgtttgtctttcataatttatttcacaagattcaatttcatgttacttttgatacttcagttataataaacttgacagtaacaagcaagcaaacaaacattgcaccgaaatttggtaaaaaaaaaaaatatatctcgaagacggaaagtgaaaaaaaaagttgccagcatttgccctgtagaaaaaaaataattcatggtgaagcaggtgagaaaaaaaaataatggctctccaccaatcttccaagccccccccccccaggatatcaaatggtccacccctaagtgAGTTCGCTGGATAACCTTACCTGGAGCGAATGAATgtgtgaaaaattggacaaccCGCAGGTCTGTTGTATCTTTTTGTTTTCTCAATACTAATTTCCCATGAGTTCCCAAAGGGCACCAATAAATGCCAGAGATAATGGTATATctacaataaataaaataaaagtactCTTTGAATTGTCCGTGTTGTCCATAAATCGCCACAACAATGTTATAATATATTTTGGTTGTTCATCGATACTTCCATTAATTAGCTAATTAAGACTTAATTTTCCTGCTGGTATGTCACGTTACACTGACATAAGGCATTTGCGGAAGTAATTATATAATTTCCTCTGCAACTCGTGGCGAGTATTTACGATGAACTGTGTTGAAGAATCGGTTTGTCTGTTTACCTCCATGACTTTccctgtctgtgtgtctgcccGTCTGATCGTATGAGGTTATTTTTGGTCTAGCTATCTGTCACATTTATGCCCAATTCCTGTGCCCGTGAATTTATTTAAATCACTCCTTCAATCAAATTCACAATACAACCCCTAAGATCTCGGAACGGGAATCAGGATGAATCTTGTTTGTGTATGATGAAAGTGATAAACAGCATCAGTCCATGTTATAATATCGACTGGCTGACTGTCTTCGGAGCTGCACAACCGACACACTGTCAACATAGCCTATGTATGTACAAGTAAGCTTATGTCATTGTTTATAAATAATTATCTAAAATCCGGGCTTAAAGTCATTTCAACAACACCCAGTTCTGTGTATCAGTACCACATTGCAATATTCAAATGCCAAATAGTCCATCACTGCGAGCAGGAATACAATTTAAGCTAAGTGTTTTTTAATGGATTCTCTCCAGTTACCTAtgcaagttttgttttaaatgaCTACAGACGACAAGCTCGAAGGATCAACACGATTGAAGTACGCATGTGTAGAACAGATACTACGGAAGGAGTTAACTCTTGTGTCAGTGTACCTACTGATTCTGTCGAAAACGGTCAACGTCAGTCCCATCTGCCAACGAGAAGTTTTAATAAGAGACAGACCAAAGCAGCCATGACAGTACTTATTGTAGTAGGTGAGTGTAATATACCATGGCGCTCTTTTGTGAGTAAACTTTGTGTCTCATCAAATTATCAGGGGCCATGGATCAGAATACTCAAGAGGTCGGTGCTCGAAAGATCTATGGAAATTCAAAAGTCCATGCCCATTGTGTATTCATAACTCATCTGGTGAGGAATCggttttaatttcatttgagCGAAATATTGGTGCATGTAACTTGTCGGCGTTGAAAGATAATTAAGAGGCGCTTATAAATAGCAAGTTATCACtctattgttttgttttcccagGTGTGTTTATGTTGTCATGGAGTCCTTTTGCTATTGCCAACACTTGGTCGGTGGCCACTAACACGCCGCTACCAGTTTACGTCGAGTTGGTTGTGACGTGGCTCGCCTGTTTGAACTCTGCCCTGAATCCGTACATCTACGCAGTCAGGACGAAGAGTTTCCAAAACGGGCTTATGCGGGTGGCTAGGTCCTGCTCGTGCACAGTGCGAGGAAGAGAGCTAAACTGTCTGTCATGGCGACCAGATGTTGAAGAAAGTCACTCAACCTGAATGCATCGGACTTATTCTTGGTTTTTGTCACAGCACGTTTTTAAATTAAGCTGTCTTTCCATTTCCCGACGAATTCTAAGTGAATATTGTCAATATTATATTTAAAATTGTTACATATCACatttattaaatatatattgaaaagCAGAACTGTATACTTGCAAACACGCACAGGAAAAGAGCATCAATCATGATGCCAAAATTGTGTCGCCTTAGAAGTATCTCATCTGCAACTCATTTGAAAGAACCTGCCCGATCATGAGAAAGTGTCGAATTCTTGATTCACAGTCATAGTAGTAAGGAAGCCATGTACATCAGAAATGTTCATCGGGACGAAGGACGCTTTCATCCTACTAGAATTAGGAAGGGGAGATTATTTTGAGCGATCATCAATTTCAATTCCAGCGTTTTTGTAAGATGAgattattttgagcaaaatagcAATCTCAATTCTAGCCATAGACGAAACAGGGTGATCAGCTTCCGAATGCTCTGGGTGTTGACATACCGTAATGTAAAATTGAGGTGCGGATTGATTTCTAAGGCGAGAGATACTGTTATGTTTGAAATATCCATGAGCTCTATCGCTACATAATTTGTTgacgtcaaaaatatttttccattttttcaggTATTCTTTGAATTGTGTCCATGGATGAATTGTCATTTTACTTCATTactaaaacattcaatttttacAGAATGGATAAGTAAACATAATGATTTATCACTTCATTTTATATTCTCACCATTttcaaaccagaaaacaaaacatgtaGGCGAAGGGACTTCACAGACATATTTTCTAACGGATGACGGCATTGTGTTTCCGTGAAGATTCAAATGAGTACAATTGATTAGTATGCGCATGTCtgtcattttatgcatgatttcaTAGACGTAGACATATTTTATAGGGGCACGCTATCATGTACAATCTGCATCTGCATCAAGTTATGGTTCATGGGTACGACTAATTGTATATATATCTTCAGTTAGTACCTCAACATTGCCAATGTCCATGTTCGTTTACTTTTCTTTGCTCTGTATGTATATTCTGTTTGTAACATACAGTTTCTTCTTCTACTCCAAAGTTCATGTTGAAATAGCAAGATTTCCACTTGTGAACAAAACCTGTGTTTACGCACTGTccaattttattgatgacaacTGAAatttagtccggactagaattcacatgatgaaaagtaaataaagtctGATATTGCACACTAAACGTTGTGTTTGCCAGAATAGTAAACTTTACGGAAAAGAGAAAGAGCGTAGAATCTAAGAATGACAGCCATTGT
This is a stretch of genomic DNA from Ptychodera flava strain L36383 chromosome 21, AS_Pfla_20210202, whole genome shotgun sequence. It encodes these proteins:
- the LOC139121163 gene encoding beta-1 adrenergic receptor-like: MEIANTSDRDGRIFHSRTTLNVVLPCVMSFLVIVIVIGNFMALVVFIKTPKLRDIAGVYMMNLVATDLTYGALVLPLTIISSAYGRWVFGRILCQFKGFLTSLLCSVSFGTLGLLSLEKYIAILKPLHYSQIMTTKAMAVSLCGLWMYMGTLSILPLFGFGKYDFIPAAFTCTTEWRYSAVYGLTYLFAGLLPSMATINITYFFIFRAARRQARRINTIEVRMCRTDTTEGVNSCVSVPTDSVENGQRQSHLPTRSFNKRQTKAAMTVLIVVGVFMLSWSPFAIANTWSVATNTPLPVYVELVVTWLACLNSALNPYIYAVRTKSFQNGLMRVARSCSCTVRGRELNCLSWRPDVEESHST